A genomic stretch from Lathyrus oleraceus cultivar Zhongwan6 chromosome 2, CAAS_Psat_ZW6_1.0, whole genome shotgun sequence includes:
- the LOC127122720 gene encoding uncharacterized protein LOC127122720 — MQNISLDDAEPISVFGSFIPTHNSDEIEEGIEYEDKEECVLELQQWHIKRSLDFSVVKSDNVRFVIKCRNSTCNFKCKVSLRKGNSRWRVGKSSGPHTCTTTSMSQDHTKLSSEMISKSIMELVNRDASLKVKVIIAHVAEKYRYIISYKKAWIAKCKAIESLHGNWETSYNDLPQWILVMKTYLPGTIIELQSLPVISNDGSYLGDQRIFHRLFLAFRPCIRAFAYCKPIVQVDGTWLYGKYKGTLLMAVAQDGNGHIFPIAFALVESETKEAWSFFLKNLRMHVTPQANLCLISDRHESIKSAYNNPENGWQFPPSSHVYCIRHIAQNFMREIKDKDLHKIVVNMGYALT, encoded by the coding sequence ATGCAAAACATAAGTTTGGATGATGCTGAACCAATCTCCGTTTTCGGCAGTTTCATACCAACTCACAATTCTGACGAAATAGAGGAGGGCATCGAGTATGAAGATAAGGAAGAGTGTGTTCTGGAGTTACAACAATGGCATATAAAACGTAGTCTAGATTTTTCTGTGGTTAAATCTGACAATGTACGTTTTGTCATTAAATGTAGAAATTCAACATGCAATTTCAAATGCAAGGTCTCTTTGCGTAAGGGCAACTCAAGGTGGAGAGTTGGTAAGTCTAGTGGGCCTCATACGTGCACAACCACTTCCATGTCACAAGACCATACAAAACTCAGTTCAGAAATGATTAGCAAGAGCATAATGGAGCTTGTAAATCGGGACGCTTCTCTTAAGGTGAAGGTTATCATCGCTCATGTTGCTGAGAAATACAGGTATATCATATCATACAAAAAGGCATGGATTGCAAAGTGTAAGGCAATTGAGTCGCTGCATGGAAATTGGGAGACATCTTACAACGATCTTCCGCAGTGGATACTGGTAATGAAAACATATCTACCAGGTACCATTATAGAATTACAATCCTTACCTGTGATTTCAAATGATGGTTCATACTTAGGTGACCAAAGGATATTTCATCGTCTGTTTTTGGCGTTTAGACCATGTATACGTGCTTTCGCGTATTGTAAACCAATTGTGCAGGTTGATGGAACTTGGTTGTATGGCAAGTACAAAGGGACTCTGTTGATGGCTGTGGCACAGGATGGGAACGGGCACATATTTCCGATAGCGTTCGCATTGGTTGAAAGTGAGACAAAGGAAGCCtggagtttctttcttaagaaTTTGAGAATGCACGTTACCCCCCAAGCAAATCTATGCCTAATATCAGACAGGCATGAATCGATAAAGAGTGCATACAATAACCCAGAAAATGGATGGCAGTTTCCTCCTTCATCACacgtctattgcattagacacaTCGCGCAAAACTTCATGCGCGAGATTAAAGACAAGGATCTGCATAAAATAGTTGTTAACATGGGTTATGCGTTAACATAG